TCGACACCGACGTACGGAGTCCACTGGGTGGGAGCTCCAGGCATGGTAAACATGCCGCCACCCGGGCCGGAGTCGGTCTGGAAGATGGAGTAGACCCCGACGGGCATCTGATGATCCTGATAGGTCCATCCGCATAACTCGCCGTAGAAGGCCTTTGCCGCGGCCAAGTCCGGCGTCGTCAGTTCAAGGTGTACGAAGGGTAGCTTTGCCATGCGGGAAGAGTGCTCCCGCCGCACCGCCGCGAGCAAGTTAATTCTCGATCAAGCTTTCCGCTTCGCGCTCTTGATCGATTTTGATTTCACAGGCTGCAACTCCCTCACCGTGGCAGTCTTGACCGATTTGGCTGGCCTGGCAGTCTTTGCATTCTTCGTAACACGCAGGCGGTGCGCTGTCATAAGCGCTCCGCGAATCTGATCTTCGCTGGCCGCAGCCAGCACCATGTGGGTGGCGCCGTTGCGACCCCAGCCACCAGGAACGGGCAAAAAGATCTCGGGCAGTTCTTCCACCAGGGGCTGCTGTGTCTCCGGGTCGAGCATCAGGTTGCCGTAACCCTTCGCCTCAGCGGCGAGTGTCGCAAAAATACGTCCGCCGACGCGAAAATCGGCAGCGCCCATGTGTGAGCCCTCTTCGGCGCCGGGAAGTGAGAGTGCGATCCTGCGAAAGTCGGCGGGAGTCATCGGCCAACATTTTAGCCGCTTAGTGCGCTCCGGCCGGTGGACCTTTTCCTTTGACCTTCTGGAAGGCCCAGACGATTGCCACACACCCCAGACATAGCAGCGCTAACAGACGGAAGACAT
This genomic window from Terriglobus albidus contains:
- a CDS encoding MmcQ/YjbR family DNA-binding protein — its product is MTPADFRRIALSLPGAEEGSHMGAADFRVGGRIFATLAAEAKGYGNLMLDPETQQPLVEELPEIFLPVPGGWGRNGATHMVLAAASEDQIRGALMTAHRLRVTKNAKTARPAKSVKTATVRELQPVKSKSIKSAKRKA
- a CDS encoding VOC family protein, producing the protein MAKLPFVHLELTTPDLAAAKAFYGELCGWTYQDHQMPVGVYSIFQTDSGPGGGMFTMPGAPTQWTPYVGVENLKESTDKAVSLGAKLLHGDTVEGMGAFSILLDPTGAMFALWEPKTA